The following DNA comes from Eubalaena glacialis isolate mEubGla1 chromosome 1, mEubGla1.1.hap2.+ XY, whole genome shotgun sequence.
TAACCCCCTAAAAGAGGGATTTACTTGTCTGAAGTCACACAGTTCGTGGCACACAGTCAGGACTAGAAAACTCAACTCCTGAATCCGAGATCAATGCTTTCTCTGCCACACCAACCTTAAAGCTTTGAGCTTACCAAAGCGTTTGGGGGGAAGATGCTCCTATGAAACATAGAATGAATAATGTTAGGAAAATCTGGAGAAAGCTAGAGAAAAAACAAGCCTAAATGTCTTTGACAGATTATGTATTTGCAGTGGATAAAAGGATATTAGTTATGGGGATTAACTGGCCCTGAATTACAGCTTTGAACAAAACTGGAAACCTTTTGATAATACAAAGGACTAACTCCTGAGCATGTACCTTTCTTTTCTTACATCACTGGTGTTAGCTGATTGGCTTTCTTTTCAGAGCCATTTCCTTTTAACTCTTCATGATCTCTTCAACCTACTCTTGAGAACAAGAAACCAAACTGCTATGTAGAAGCAGGGGCACTTCACAAACCACTTGACAATGTCTAGCACACCAGCCTTGTAACCTGAGCATCAAACTTATGTCTTACCAAAATTTCAGATTGCTACAAGTCCTGGAGTTTGGGGATTGGTCCTGAATAGCTGAAACCACATATGATAAATCTGTGATTGCTACAGGCCTCCTGCATAAGTGTGGATTGGCCCAAAGTCAGGGGCTATATGTTTATCTAAATGTTACCTTATGGATTCAATACTGTGAACAAATGGAGTGTTCAGGTGTTGATGGTGAAAAAATGCATCTCTCTCCCTGGATTATGGGAATAGCTATGCATCGCTAGATTGGTCTTTTCTAAAACCTTTTTGTCCCACTCTCTCACACCCACTCCCAATTCTACCACTGTGAAGTCTTTGTAGCCCTACAACAGGGTATGATGTGCATGGAAGCAGGAGTGGGTGTGGCTAAGAATGTTACAGgtataaaattgggataataataggaATAGATGTTAGTATGTTGTGGTTGAAAATCAAACACAGATGAAGTTTTAGCTCCTCAAGACTATTTTTGGCATTCATTTTTATGTCGAGGTCATACAGCAGGTCTGAAAAAGGAAAGGACTAGACTGTTGCAGACGCCCTAGGCAAGAGACTAATAAGTATATTAGTGTTTTTTAAATGACCTTCTGTGATTTGGGACACTCTACAAACCCTACCTTTCTAAGCACCAAACTCGTGTAATCAAAACTCTGGCTGCTGTCTATGTCAGGTGGAAAGGGCAACTGTGTGTAAATTAAACCGAGTCATAAGTAACTTGATCAAACTGTGGCTTAGCTGAAAAAATTGGGGTACCACTACATATCTGTTCTCAGTGGGCATCAACTAGAAAACTTGGGAATGGGGATGAgggaataattctttttttcatatttggtCCCTATAAGTCTCAAGAGATTTATACTGATGATGAAATTTATTgggggggccttccctggtggcgcagtggttaagaatccacctaccaatgcaggggacacaggtttgagccctggtccgggaagatcccacatgcctcggaaactaagcccatgcgccacaactactgaccctgcactctagagcccgcgagccacaactactgaagcccgtgtgcctaaaggccgtgctccgcaatgagaagcccgcgcaccgcaacgaagagcagcccctgctcgctgcaactagagaaagcccgtgcgcagcaacgaagacccaacacagccaaaaataataaataaataaaaataaatttattaaaaaaatttattgggggGAACATGAAGGGGTAGcatgaataattaaaatatacaagTAACTCAAAATGTAATCTTATTAGAACATCTTTGTTTTCCAAATATCTTGCCAGAGCCACTGATAcaatttctttctcaaaatttgaCAGTTGGGGTGCCTCATCTGATGGTCTGTTGAAACATTCTATAAAGATTTCCCTTGCCTTTCACTTTGGCTCATTAAACTCTATAAAAACAAGATGACTTTTTATAAACTTGCCTCTCTCTGGTCATTCTCAAACCTAGAGGGctaggttttaatttttattccataGAGAGTAGAAGGTAAAAAGAACCATCATTTTGCATCTGCATGTCAATCTTATGTGACAAGAGGAAATGAaccatcatttttaaatgttatgagATGGAAATAGTTTAAGGTTCAGCTATAAATCAATCAAGAGATACTGGAGGCAGAGAGTGACAAGAGTACTAAGaagtaagaagaaaatgaaagagggaCCAGGAAGGATGTTTCTGCCATTGCTAGCCACATGACCTTGGCCAACTAAACTCGAAAACCTGTTTTTTTGTTAGTAAAGTGGGGGGGCAAAAATGCCTTCCCTGCTGATAGTTCAGGGAAATTGGGGGGATCCCCTGATATAACAGTACAGCAGAGATGATGTACAGAGGtacttttatttctacttttagcTCCAGGTTTTGACAGTGTTGGAGAGGAGACAGCTTTGAACATATTTAGCATATGTATACTGATGTATGTATCTAGCTCCTAATTCAAATTATTTGGGAAAGCTTTTTAACTGGAGGGAGGAGGTCTGTTTCTCTAATCAATTACTTTGTAGATGCTTTCAATCAAGTGGTGGAAGGGAATAGTCACATCAGTTACTCCAGAAGAGGGCACCATTCCCCAAGAAATAGAATCTGCTCAACTGCTAAAAATGGAACATGTGTCTAAGATTTCAAGGGAGAGAAAGATCTGTAGAGGCCAGAAAGATAgtcatgagtttgtttttgatacaTCCCCTCGCCATTCTTGTTTCATGACTCTCATGTCTCTCTTCCACACTCCCTTTAGGCACTAGTCTGTCTTCCCCATTCCTTAAAAGCCTTCTCAGGTAGCTGTAGGATGGGTTCTCAAAATACAGTTGATCCCAAATTTTTTCACTGCTACggctctttcttctgttttttcctcATGGCTCTGACACTTTGAAACATTCCGTCTGCCAAATTGCATTTAATAATAATTGATTCATGGTCATTCTTCTAATATATGAATAAGATACAAATGAAGCTTAATAATGTCACACCAGCATGTGATAGGGTTGCATTACTGAGCAGGTGTAATTTCAGTCATTGGCAAAGAAACTGATGTTTTAGTAGCAAGGAGTTAAGCAAAGGGAATGTACAATTTCTATTAGgatttttgaaatattgaaaaaagtTTGCAGAAGCCAGCCATTCTGAGGATACCTAGGGGTCTGAGATCCCAGACGAAAGAGGATGAACATGATCTCACATTACATGAGTAGCCACAATAAGCCCATGCTTTGCATACTTTATCCTATTTATAGCATGAGGTATTAACGGAAAACTTGTTAGCCAAAAGCATAATACCTCCTCCAGGCATATCTGGATTTTGATTAATGATACTTTTCTATAATCTTAACCTAAAGGACTCTCTAAATGGAGGAATTCCAGACAACCTGGCAAAAACAGGGTGCCTGTATAGTAGGCCATGTATTAGACAAGTTTTgtgaatctatatataaaaatatacacacatatgtttgTAACAATATTaggtgcctcctgcattgggcaCTTTCAGTAGATTATCCTCAAATCTTACAACAGTCCTATAAAGTAGATAtcctttacagatgaaaaaaatgaattagagaAGTTTGGTAACTTTCTCCATCACACAGCTACCAAGGATTGGAATTGGGATTTAAACTTATCTGACTCCGAAGCTCAGGTCACCATGCTGTTTCAAGAGAACAGTTATCTCTTAGCAAACAGACTGCAATGGGAAAGAGAATAAGTAAAAtttccacacacaaaaattaatagtGGGAAAAAATTCAAGTCACCCATTGTAGAGAATAATCTCCCAAAACAACAATTTAATAACACGCACACTCATCTTTAATACCTGTGGTCATATGTTGTGTTTTGTAGAAGGGAGGTTTATTGGTTTCATAATAGGCTTCATTTAATACATTTAGAGAGTGTCATAATGCACCTGGTGGCAAAATTAGATGGATTTCATTGGTCCCTAGAGGTGGATAGAGTCACAAAAGACTTTGGATTCCTTACTCTATTAAGAAAATTGTCCAGGTCCAAGATCAAAGATAGAAGAGTTGCTGGTACTCCTTTTTCCAAGGATTGGTAGGGAtacgcacagaaatgaagaaatggaagcaacttGGGAATCTTGAGTGAGTTCAGTATTTCACAGGATCCtcaatgaatctttttttttccttttttttttattggatatatttgacatataaccttCACTGAGTTTTATAAGCACAGAACCTTACAGTTGGAAGGAATCTTCAAAATCATCTAGTTCAGTCATCCTTTTAAGAAAAGTACTGGAAATACCTCTGCAACATACCCGTCAAGGGATCACCAAGCCTCTGCTTGAATGTCCTAAATAGCGGGAAGTTCATTTGTTTACAAAGCCgcctatttcatcttcagatAGTTTTGTCTAATAGGAAGTTCTTCATATTGAGCTGAAATTTCTTTCTCCTAACTTCCATTCGCTGATGCTGATTCCAAGCTGTAAGACCCCCTAAACCAATGCCTCCCCCACAAGGCTTTTCTATCCAGATCACCCTTCTTGGTACTTTGCCCCCTGTAACCACAGGTAATCTTGGAATGCCACGATAGGCTGGTCAGAGCCACTGAAAACCAACAGTCAGAAGTGAGTGGTGCAACCACAATGAAACAGAGCAGCGCATCTGATCTCCCCTCCTCTGCACTCCCACAGGGCCTGGAGTCAGCTCTCCACACTGCTGAGCTTCATTCTGGCCTTCACTGTTATCTGGATGGTGAGAGCTGAAAAGAGGCACTCTCTATTCAATCATCCTTGAGCTCTAAGGCTTTTGATAATCCTTAGAAACCTCTTAGTAGAAACATCCCCTCAACCAGAAATCAGCATTAGCATCTATCCAACATGCTGAAACCACTCTTGACTGCTCCATGTTCCCCAAATCCAAGAGAACTGACCATTCCACTACTTGGTCTGAAAGTCCTGCCAGAAAAAATTCTGGCAAGGCTACGGAGGTCTTATCATGAACAGAAGTGGATCAAATGTAGAAAAATTGTCTATCAGCCATCTTCCATCTTTCCTCTAAATCTCTAATTCAGAACCTCCCTTTCACTCACAGCCATCCTGCAACCATTCTGCTTCCCTTCTATCTCCACCATCTGAGAACATCCTGACTTCTCAAAGCCATTTTATAGAGAGAGCCTCAAACGTGGGGAGGAACCAAACAGTTGAGCCATATGTCTACTGCCATGGGTATTTTGGACACTGTCAGTCAATCATAGTGTGGAGCCATTTGTTCATGTTCCAGCTGGTCACAAAGGATATCCTTGGCAGCAATGACTGGATAGAAGGAATGCTTGTTGCAAAGTACCCAACACATCTATATAAATTCTTTCTGATGATCGAAGACTTAAGTTGCAAACAACGTATCTATGCAACCCTAAAACACTATTTTCTGGGCTTCTGTGTTGAAATCTGGTGAGATCCACTTACCGTAAGAACTTGGTATTGATGTGGGTACAAAAATTCACTACTGGGTAGTAAATTAGTTTCCTATGTATTTGAGAAACTAATGAATGTCCGTCCGATGATTCAagttaaattacatttaattgGAAGAAGACCAATGATTCCATGTTTTTTACTGTAAACAATCTATATATTCCCAATAAATTTATAgtaaaataagctttaaaaaagccaatgtcaaaaaaggaaaaaaaccagtaACTACAACAAAATATGTAATGAGGTTAGTAACATATATGCTTGGCCTTAGAGAATTCTTACAAACTCAGTTGATTAAAACATTCTATATTAatgctgtacattaaaaaaaaaaaaaaagtttccaaaagaaaaataagaattaaacatttatgggacttccctggaggtccagtggttaagacttcaccttacaatgcagggggcacgggttagatccctgttcagggagctaagatcccacatgcctcaaggccaaaaaaccaaaaacacgcaacagaagcaatgttgtaacaaattcaataaaacactttaaaaatagtccacatcgaaaaaaaaaatcttaaaaaaaaaagaattaaacatttatGACTGGAGTTAGTTGTAGTAAGGAATTGGACGTGAGTGTTTGACTGCTTTTTGTGCCTTCAAAATTCTGCAGAAAATTCTGTCTTCTTTTTAGTCCATCCAAAATGACTGAATTATTAGATGCCAGACTCTGTGtcctaaagatattaaaaataacaaaattactgCCTTCAAAAAGGGCCTGGATTTCTAACCAAGGCATAATACCTTCATTTGTTACTTTGAAGCAGTACATTTACTAACAGGAACTAACTTATCAAATAAGTTAACCTTTAAAAATCTAAAGTGctctttacattttaaaggattCCCAATAGCAACTCAATTATTTGACAGCTGCTTTCTAAGAAGTTCATATTCTCTGAACATGTGTTCTCAGATCCAATATCAAGTATATTCTAGGCAGAAACAATAAGCTCCATGAAAAACTCTTCTATACAACTAAAACGACCAATATTTTCTTgtataatttgtttcttttttgagtaAGCATAGGGAAAGGAAAAGCCAactataatatttttcatattgacAGCGTTCCTTTCCTAGGAGCTGTAAGCGATGTTAGTCCCTTATCCAACACATCTGCCTTGCTTCAGCCAACTCACATTACTGGTTGGGCATTTTGTTTTTGACATTCCCCTTCTCCCACCTTGCCTCCTCTCCCTCACCTGTCCATTACATCAAGAGATGTCTCAAAAATGTGTCCTCCATAAATCTTTCCCACACAGCCCATCACTCTTCATAACTGCCAAAGAGATGTGAAATTAAGAGTTTATGCTTTGTTGTTGAGTTCAATTTGTTTATTGCTTGTTGGTCTCCTCAACTAAACTAATCTAAATTGTAAGCTTCCTATAGGTAGCAACAACatcttgttcatctctgtctcCCTAATCCTAATCCAATTATGGCACATAGTTGATGTCCAAATGTtatctcccctcccttctcctatAAATGTCTTTAATGATTATAGTTATAAATCTTTCAAGAAACCCATATtataagcaattttttaaaattaaatttctcaaGATTTCTCAAATTTAAATTCTCAATTCATGTCAATTTCTCTTatctgttttgggtttgtttttggttttggttttggttttggttttggttttgccagagaggaaaaaaagggagccCATGGCTTATTGGTTTACACTGTTGTTTACCTCAAAGACAACATGTTTTGATACTTCAATGACTTAATATGAATTAAACTATTGTTTCAGGCAAAAAAATCTTGTTCCCCAATAAAGTAGATGTGTTTAAAAAATGCAGACTTCCAGGAATTTAGCCTAAGTTATAAATAATTAGGAATGTCTACAAACATTTATGTAATAACAATTCACTGCAGATTGATTTATTATAGCAAAAAAACTGGGAATAATCTAAATgtcaaaggaaggaaaataatggTTATGTAAATAACAGGGTCCACATAATGAAATACTAAgcagccattttaaaaaatgagggacttccctggcggtccagtggttaagactccatgcttccactgcagggggcatgggttcgatccctggtcagggaactaagatcccacgtgcatgctgcatggcacagcagaaaaaaaaaaaaaaaagagctggagggaattccctggtggtccagtggttaggacgcttgagctttcactgccgagaacccaggttcaatccctggtcggggaacaaagatcctgcaagctgcacagcacagtgcccccccaaaaaagcagGATATATATGTACTGATTGCAGGATATCCATGATAAGTTAGGTGAAAAGAAAGCCACAGCTCTGTATGCTCTGTtgttagaaaataattatatttataaatgcaaGGGAAAAAGCCTGAAAGAATATATGCCAAACTGTTAACAATAGTTAGGTCACCTCTACGGAATAGGAATGGAAAAGGCTAGGGAATGGAGACTACcagttttactttttacatttctaTATTACTGTTTAAAAAAGAGGTAcacaataattttatataataaaaaaactaATGAAGATATATGCCAAATTTTAAGATGACTTTTTAGAAAACTATTTAATAACATGGGGGAATATTCATTATATTCTATTGAAAAAAGCAACATGCAAAATAGTAACTACAGTATGAGTTCAACAGACAAAATACATAGATTCAATATGTTCAGACCAAAGTATTATAAATACACCAAatataaaaggattttaaaaaatatctagatCTAGGGTGAttatagatgtttttaaaaaactacttttTAGTACTTCTTAAATGTTCTATTATGACCAAATTACTTTTATATTCTGAACAATGTTATTTAAACAAACTGGCATGGAAAATATTAGTGGAAAGTAGCCACATCTCTATCTCAacctgtgtagaaccaggaataTAAGTGAAAACTTTCCAACCTTCAGTTCAGGAAGTGCTTGGTTTATGGTAGTCCCTtcctatttttagaaataattcaaGATTTAGTAGTAGTGGAACAGTCAAATCTTGGTTCACATTAAAAATGAACTCTATCCTATTATATAAGAGATTTCATTGTAACTTCATACAATTTATTCAGTAAAGGCTGGTAGACTTGTAtcattataaaaaatttattcaGGAGTCTCCCACAAGGTAACTCAATATGCCCTTGATTTTAATAATTCCTGTGGGATAGTGGCCAATCACTTTTATGTGCACTTACCGTGGAGAATCTATTCCACTATCTCCTGCCATGCTCTGATTTTCTGTTCCTTCCAAGTGACTATGTTCAGGTTGGACGTCCTGAGCCAACACTGGCATATGCAAAGTGTTCAACAGTTCTAACTTGTGTGTGAACTGTTTTCTCATTTCCTGATTCTGAGCACTCTGACTCCAGGTGGCTGGTTTCTTTCCTGTGTCACCAACAGGGTCTTGTAGGGTTTCAGCCTCTGAAGCAGCTTTCCTTGTGCTGTAGTAATCAAATATACTTCCATCAGCAGGTGCTGAGGCCTGTACACATTTAGCTACACTGGGCTCCTTTTCATAGTCAAAACCAGACTGGATCCCTAAATTGAGGACACAGTTTTCAGCAGAGAGATTAGGTTCTTGGCCTTCACCGGGGTTAGTAAGCAACCCAGTGGGCTTGTAATGTTCATTTCCTTTAAGCACCAGAGGCTCAAACCTCTGTATGTTGCTATTGTACTCAGTCAGAGACCTTTCGGTCACCTTTTGTTTTCCTAAATGATTCCACTTGTTTCCCCCTGGAAAGGAAAACTGAATGTGGCCAGGCAGCATTTGAATTAAGTCGCCATTCTCAGAAAAGTCATCCTCATCTAGATACAATGAACTGCAGGCCCCGTCCTCATCATCTGCTTCATTCTGATACAAGGCCTGGTCATCATCAGAAAGTCCTTCATTTTCTAGACTCACAGTCTCTGCTTCCTGGATAAATGCCTTTCTCATCAGAGTTTCCTCTGAGTCTCTGTCTTGTCTCTCAGGTTGTCTCAAATGGTTTGCACCAACTGGGCAATCCAAAAGACCAAGATTTTGGAACTCGTGTATTGTTTCATCAACTAATCTACAAGCAGAGGACGCCTGGTCTAAAGAAGAGGAACCTCGTGATGGCAGGACATGCTGTGTTTCTTTTGTCTCTTCTAATGTGTCAAAATGAGAGTAACTTTTCCTTGAGATTTCAGGGATTGCCTCATTTTCTCCACCATACACATCACATCTCAACGTGCTTTCCCTGAAGGAACAGCATTTACTATCATTTTGCAAAACACCACATTGAGAGTAATTGAAGAGGTAATCTCTAAAGTCATCACTGATAGGTTTGACAGTAGAGTGATTCACATAAATGGATTCTGCTCTCAGTTTATCATTACATTGTTCACTGTATGACTGTTTGGCTTCACTCTCGAAGATTCTTGAGGAATCCAAAGACCTTGACCTTTGGAAACGCTTTCCCTTTGGTCCAATCTGACTGGTTTTCAGATCACTGGTCTTCTGGATGTTGTGCTCTTTGGTTATTGGGCTCCTTCGGTGAGAGAAACCCTGGAAAGGATTACTGATTCGCTTTTTGTAAATCAAATGGGAACCTAGCACTGATGGATTCTCACCAAGTGGTTTCTGAAGTTCTACTTCATTTGGGCTTTTAATTCCGGGGGTGGGCTGTGTAGCAGGGAGCTTGGGATGTTTCTCCAGCCTAATGCTTCCTGGCTGAGGCCCACTTCCCTGACTCCTGGCTTTGTCTCTATCTCTATGTGAATGGCCTCGCCTTCGAGGCTTTACAGACCGGCCCTGACTTTTCTTAACTCCCACTTTTGAAGGATACTTATGCCTGAGTGTCAGCAtataagtggaagtgccctggcTATTACATTTTTTCTGTTCTTCGTATTTTTGCATTATGACAGTATGTTTGATTAAGTTGTCAACAGTCAAAATGGGATTAATTCGTTTGATTATCTCATGTTCAATGTCTCGAGGGATATTGTCCAAGTTATCTTCATCTCGGACAGGCCATTCTTCTGGTGGGAACTGGGCAGAGAAACTGCTGTGCTCTGTTCTGGACTTCTCCTTTCTGGATATACTGCGCCAGAAGAGGCTAAA
Coding sequences within:
- the STOX1 gene encoding storkhead-box protein 1; the protein is MARPVQLAPGSLALVLCRLEAQEAAGGAEEPGGRAVFRAFCRANARCFWNSRLARAASRLAFQGWLRRGVLLVHAPPASLQVLRDAWCRRALRPPRGFRIRAVGDVFPVQMNPIAQSQFIPLAEVLCCAVSDMNAAQIVVTQESLLEHLVKHYPGIAIPSQDILYTTLGTLIKERKIYHTGEGYFIVTPQTYFITNTTPQENKRILSDESPWMPTSITYLVNVESCADLAKENATPISHCHSCQCFHDVCTQDVQKPPAAAEVTRKCQKGLGESKPLVQNPTVSVSEESHVCDSAKPLPFTKDREKAKKFGFSLFWRSISRKEKSRTEHSSFSAQFPPEEWPVRDEDNLDNIPRDIEHEIIKRINPILTVDNLIKHTVIMQKYEEQKKCNSQGTSTYMLTLRHKYPSKVGVKKSQGRSVKPRRRGHSHRDRDKARSQGSGPQPGSIRLEKHPKLPATQPTPGIKSPNEVELQKPLGENPSVLGSHLIYKKRISNPFQGFSHRRSPITKEHNIQKTSDLKTSQIGPKGKRFQRSRSLDSSRIFESEAKQSYSEQCNDKLRAESIYVNHSTVKPISDDFRDYLFNYSQCGVLQNDSKCCSFRESTLRCDVYGGENEAIPEISRKSYSHFDTLEETKETQHVLPSRGSSSLDQASSACRLVDETIHEFQNLGLLDCPVGANHLRQPERQDRDSEETLMRKAFIQEAETVSLENEGLSDDDQALYQNEADDEDGACSSLYLDEDDFSENGDLIQMLPGHIQFSFPGGNKWNHLGKQKVTERSLTEYNSNIQRFEPLVLKGNEHYKPTGLLTNPGEGQEPNLSAENCVLNLGIQSGFDYEKEPSVAKCVQASAPADGSIFDYYSTRKAASEAETLQDPVGDTGKKPATWSQSAQNQEMRKQFTHKLELLNTLHMPVLAQDVQPEHSHLEGTENQSMAGDSGIDSPRTQSLASNNSVILDGLKRRQNFLQNFEGTKSSQTLTSNSLLQLTPVINV